The Streptomyces sp. HUAS MG91 sequence GCCAGCCACGGGTGCATCGGGCTGCGCGACGTGCGGGGCGGGTACGACGGCAAGGTCGCGGCCGCCTGGTTCTTCGACCAGTCGATCACCGGTGACGTCGTGGTCGTGAAGCACTCCAAGGACAAGACGGTCTCCCCGGACAACGGCCTGAACGGCTGGAACATGTCCTGGGCCGACTGGAAGAAGTAGGCAGCGTCCCCGCGCCCCGCCAGGGGCGCGGGGAACTGCGCGACCCGCCACGACGGCGGGACGCCCACGTGACGAACCGCACCGGTCCCTTCGGGGTGAACGCCCGCTAACCTGCGGAGCATGACCGCAACCCTCGAAATCGCCGACGGCGTGGGCACCATCAGCCTGGCCCGCCCCCCGATGAACGCCCTGGACATCGCCACCCAGGACCGCATCAAGGAACTCGCTGAAGAAGCCACGGCCCGGGACGACATCCGGGCCGTGGTCGTGCGCGGCAGCGAGAAGGTCTTCGCCGCCGGCGCCGACATCAAGGAGATGCAGGCCATGGACCACGCGGCCATGGTCGTACGGTCCCGCGCCCTCCAGGACTCCTTCACGGCGGTGGCCCGCATCCCCAAGCCCGTGGTCGCCGCGATCACCGGCTACGCCCTGGGCGGCGGCTGCGAGCTGGCCCTGTGCGCCGACTACCGGATCGCCGGGGAGAACGCCAAGCTGGGCCAGCCCGAGATCCTGCTCGGCCTGATCCCGGGCGCCGGCGGCACCCAGCGCCTGGCGCGCCTGATCGGCCCGTCGAAGGCCAAGGACCTGATCTTCACGGGCCGCCATGTGAAGGCCGACGAGGCGCTGCGGATCGGTCTGGTCGACCAGGTCGTCCCGGCGGACGAGGTGTTCACCGCCGCCCACGCCTGGGCCGCGAAGCTGGCGCAGGGCCCGGCGATCGCGCTGCGCGCCGCGAAGGAGTCCGTCGACGCGGGTCTGGAGACGGATCTGGAGACCGGCCTCGCCCTCGAACGGAACTGGTTCGCGGGCCTGTTCGCCACCGCCGACCGGGAGACCGGAATGCGCAGCTTTGTGGAGGAAGGTCCGGGCAAGGCGAAGTTCGCCTGAGGGCCCCGCGGACGGTGCGTCAACTCCCTTGCGGGCAAGCAGAGTTGATCACGTCCCCCGTTGGAGCGCATTAGCGCGGCCTTAAGGGAACCTTAAGCGATCCGCGCCGGTGGCGATCATTGACCGCTCTCGTACGGTGAATCATCGCAGGTCAGACGGGCTGTAACCGCCCTCTATCTGCCACTGGCACATGCCAGAAGAGCCCCCCGGAATGAGGCGTTCCGGGGGGCTTATTCAGCCGGAACGGTCCCACGGGCCCCGCTGGGCAGCCATCATGGTGGGCATGGCGGGGCTTGAGGGTGTCGAACAGCCGCGGAGGCACGGCGGTGCGACCGCGGCGCGCTGGTCTCCCGCGGTGGAGGACGAGCACGCGCTGCGGGCGCTGGAGTTGTTCGGAAATCCGACCGAGGCGGAGGTGCCGCTGCCGTCGCGTCCTGAATCGGCGGCGACCGCGCGGCGGCTCGCGCAGGTCGTCATCCTGCGGCACTGGGGTCTCTCCCCGAAGATGACCGAGGACGCGGTCCTGCTCGTCTCCGAACTCGTCGGCAACGCGGTGCGGCACACCGGGGCCCGCGTCTTCGGCCTGCGCATGCTGCGCCGCCGGGGCTGGATCAGGGTCGAGGTCCGCGATCCCTCCCGCGGGCTGCCCTGCCTCATGCCGGTCCATGAACTCGACGTGTCCGGGCGCGGACTCTTCCTCGTCGACAAGATCTCCGACCGCTGGGGCGTGGATCT is a genomic window containing:
- a CDS encoding ATP-binding protein, with the protein product MAGLEGVEQPRRHGGATAARWSPAVEDEHALRALELFGNPTEAEVPLPSRPESAATARRLAQVVILRHWGLSPKMTEDAVLLVSELVGNAVRHTGARVFGLRMLRRRGWIRVEVRDPSRGLPCLMPVHELDVSGRGLFLVDKISDRWGVDLLPRGKTTWFEMRVADR
- a CDS encoding enoyl-CoA hydratase-related protein — protein: MTATLEIADGVGTISLARPPMNALDIATQDRIKELAEEATARDDIRAVVVRGSEKVFAAGADIKEMQAMDHAAMVVRSRALQDSFTAVARIPKPVVAAITGYALGGGCELALCADYRIAGENAKLGQPEILLGLIPGAGGTQRLARLIGPSKAKDLIFTGRHVKADEALRIGLVDQVVPADEVFTAAHAWAAKLAQGPAIALRAAKESVDAGLETDLETGLALERNWFAGLFATADRETGMRSFVEEGPGKAKFA